From the Aptenodytes patagonicus chromosome 25, bAptPat1.pri.cur, whole genome shotgun sequence genome, the window CGTCCCCCCCGGGCTCGCGGCAGCTGTCAGGTATGTGCTGAAGAGGAGCCAGAGCTGGAAACAGCTCGGTGGAGTTATCGGCAGATGCGGCGAGCAGGCAAAGCTGAACGGGGCTGATGGATACGGTGGCGGCGGCTGCCGCGCTGACAGCCAGAAACGCTTCGCTGTGCTGTTCTCGAGGTGCGCGGCGGCACCAGCTGCAAGATGCTCCTTAATTGCACGAAATGTCTCTGCTCAGACGAGCCCCGGCTCACGGCTGTTCCCTTTGTCCCCAGGGTTTCGTACACCCCAGGACCGCACTTAACCCACCAAATGCCTGGCACCAGCTTTCCGTCGCATACAGGTGTCTAGCCTGAAACTTCTCCCCCACACCCCACGGCAAACACCCACCTCGTTGCCAAACTCTTGCCTTTTTGTCCCGGGGAAGCCCTGGAGAGCACACTCTCTGCTAGAAGAGCCATCTTATGGCCTGGGTTTCCCATCCCAACCCTGGCTGTACAAGTGTGGGGAATGAGTCCCTTCAACTCCCTTTGGTCTGGTTCCCTCCGAGCGACTGGTTAAACAGGGAGAGAGGTCAGAGACCTGCAACATCAGCACCCTAAACGCGTCTCAGAGCTCAGGTAGGAGCACACTGGGGACACCCCTGGGCCCTGCAGGTTATCTGCAGATCCAGAAGCAGCCACgcagcagagaaagaagcatTTAGGAACAGCCTGGACAACAGAGCTTGTAAAATCCCCAGTGCAAAGCACCCCCAGGCTGCCAAAAAACAGGgaaatcccccccaaaatgggCAAAGCAGCTGCCAACGACCACAACCATCACCGGGCATGAAAAGCACTCGTCATGAGAGTGCCGGGTTATGCAAACTTACAGCCGGAGTCTTGTTCTCACGTGCTGGGACTCCTCTCGGGTGGGCAGAACCCCCGTAAACCCTCTGCAGCTTCCAAATTCCTGTGTAACATCTCGGCTCCTCCTGGCCAAGCAAACGCCGAAGGTCGCGCCGCTCGCTGGGCATCCAGTTGGAGAGGGCAGGAGTCACAGAGCAGAGCAAGCTCAGGCCAGAGCACgatgctttatttctttatttgtgttGTATTTACACAGGAAAGGAATTCCACATTCCCTCACTGTTATTACTctagataagaaaaaaatcacttctgtacGTAGAAAATAGTCCTGCAGTTGTACTGAGACACGAAAGTGTTGCTTGGATTGATTCCTGGGTTGTGTCAGAATaagcagctctgccttccccatGCCAAGTTATCCCAACCCGCGCTCTGCACTAGGGCAGGTCCAGAACATCCTCCCCAGCGAAGCCAGCGATGGTCTGCCGTAGCCGCGCTCAACAAGGAGTCAGATAGCTTTAGCCAACTCtaccccttccttcccccccaatTTAATTATTTCCTCCTGTCATGCTTGCAGAGAGAGAAATCCTGTCTCCCCTCCAGAGACTACAGAGTTAACAACCTTCCTCTAGCAAACCCTGTTTAAATCCAGCCATTTATCTTTCTGCATTGCTCTTCCTAGCAAGGGAGATAAGGAGCCCCCGTTCGAGGGGAGCTTTACCATATTCAGCAGATCAACCAAGCAGAAAGCGGGCGACAGAATGGCTGGCTGCAGATCAGGAGTCTCAGAGGAGGTTTCCAGCTGCAAAGCACATTGTTACTCTGACACAAGACAGAACGCATCTGTCTTAACACCTCCAAGCCCCACTTGTGTTGGACCCTAGCACGTTTCAATATGGAAAACATAAAAGGTTTggccaacccaaaaaaacccgcAGTTAACAAGTAATCCTCTTCATCTGCCATGTTCTTCTGGCCAAAACACCCTGCCCAGCACCGGCCTCGGGGTCACAGCTCGTCGTGGGGTGTTTTTGCTACAATCATGAGTTTGGACAGTTCAAAGCGGAACTTGCCTTCCCTGTGAGACACTAGAAAGAGAGAAGACAAGCACAGGATAAACAGATGGTAAGGCATGAACAAAACAGCCCTGCTGGTTCATTTCCAAGACGATAAAGCCAGCAAGTCGGGCATTGCACTTCCTTTTTATGCACGCAACAAGCACGTTGTGATAAACCTGTTCTTCCCCCATGCTAATTTAACGTTTACGCTGGAACGGGACCTGCAAAATCCTGCCGCCAGCTATGGATCAAGAGCACTGTACCCCCGACTCCTGGGGCGAGAACAAGCACTGGTCTCCTGTACATTGCCACCTATCTGCTTAAATACTCGTCTCCTGGTAGACAGCCAGGCCTGTCTCCCACTCCAGACCCTTTCTCACACAGTTCTCTCGGTCACAGACCTGTTGTTTCGGTGATTTCAAATTCTTCCTGTTTTAAGGGGACGTCGCTTTGTCCACCCGCTGCAGCTTGAGActgaaatgggaaggaagaaggtTTAAGTAGCTGAGGCAATCCAAGAAGGTACtgtatttaaagcaaacaaacaaacagcacaTTTTGAAGAATGAACTTGTGTTTTAATAATGTGGAGTGAAAGAATTAAACCCACAAAGGAAATTTGAAGGAAAATCTCTGgctatttttccatttcctattAAACCACAAACTTGTGTCCTTCGGGTGACTGAAAGCCTCACCACCGAAGACTGGGAAATGGAAGAATGAACCAGACAAAAGCACCAGCAgagtttttatttactttgtcaGATGCAATTTGTTGAGGCAAACCAAGGCTCCCCTTGTGCAGCGCGCCCTGGCAGGACGGTGTCTTTTGGAGTCACCGACgctggcagagccagcagcaaaCCGATGGCATTGAgggagcagaaataaaatggtgCAGGAGAGCCTACCTGCGGCCTCTCTCCTGACTGCCACCACTCTCTAATTAGAGACGTGACGGAGTACGTTTTATTGCACCATGTCTAATAAATGTCTTCCATGCCCAATTCATGTGTTATAGCAGCCTCCCACACGCCTGCTTCCAAGTGATCAGCTGGGACTTACATAAGCCATGGCATACTCTATCTTGGCTCCTTTCACTTCAGCTTTAAACTGGGTAAAGAAGAGATAAGACTTCCCTTGGGGCCTGAAACAAGAAAGCAGAGTCTTTGACATCGGCAGAGAGGGTAGAGGTGCAGGCGAGCTCAGGATTCACGGCTCCCTCCCTCCACAGCCACCTCTGGCTCTCTTGTAGCTCCATCTAGCgtagaggggggagaggggggaacaCAGCATTTATCATCCACTGCCTGGCTGAAGAGCCCACCCGGAGTCACAGTATCTCTTGGGAGGGGAAAGCCCTCCGGTGCTGTCCGGCCGGGAGGCAAACCCAGCCGGGAGGCAGGGTCCCTGGCCCAGATCCCACCTGCCTTGTTGTTGCTTTTGCCTCAGAGAGTTTGGGGTTAAAGAACGCACCTCCAGACGGAGCAGGAGAAGAACAGGTTGTCTTCACTGACTCCAATGTTCATCTGCCATTGCTGCAGAGGGGAAAGGTCCGAACAGTTAATGTGGGTAAGAGCCTCCCGCTTCCCGCTCACCCCTGAGGCCAGTcacctctcctcccagctgcaggCACGGCAAGTTTCAACCATTCTAAAACAACACAACATAACCACACAACACTTGCTGATAGCGCCTTTTACTTTGTGTTGCACAAAGCTCAAGGCCTGGTCGCCCTCTGCTCTCCACAATTTCATTAGTACAGTTACAGAAAAGAGTTAAAGTCTCATTTCCCTTTACGCTACAAGGACCTGATTCTAATAGGACTTGCAGATAAGAAAGTACAAACTGTGTATCTGCACAGCACTTactgcagcagcaacagaagcTGCAAAATACCTTCAAGCCTCCTAAAGAACACAGGAGTTACTCCTACGAGGTCCTTCCTACCAACTGGGCTATGAAAATGTCACTCCCTGTTCTCCAGAGACATCCAGCCCAGAGATCTGTTAAGCCTTACAAATGTCAGGGCCTTGCGAACCACAGCGTCACTGCAACACACGAAGGACGCTTCTGTTCAGGGAGCAAATCCAACAAGTTACTTTTGCAAACATACAGCATTGGAAACGGTGCGACCACCCTTCCTCACAGCTCTCGGTCCCTGGAATCAGCTCATCACAAACAAAATCGTCCTGAACAGCTTCTCACTCTGTGCAGCCGTAAAGACTGAGCGTAAGGGAAACACATGGAGGTTTGCCCAACTCACCTCGTTCGTTCCTCCCTGAGCTGAGTATGTGAAGGTGCAGGTGTAATCCCCCTGAAAGAAGAGAAGACGACGATGAGCAGCCTCGCTCGAGCAGGACCTTCTCTTTGTTCACCACCAGCCACTTCTCGGCAATGATGTGAAGTCTGGGGACACCTGAGAGAATTACCGGGGCTGTGGCACTATGCAGCAGTCACCCTGGGGGTGACCACGGAGAGGCACGCACCACGTCCGTGTCCGGACCTCGGTGGAGCGCAGACAGAGCTAGGGACTGTGCAGCCCTCATCCCCCGTGGGGTGTCAGCAGGACCCCGTGGTGCTGGGGCGGGGACCCGTGTTCTGGGGGCCCAGGGACTCCCAGCCCCCTTCTCCATAGAGCCCCTTCCCCTTCGTGAGCCTCCTTCCCATGGGGACCCTCTTTCTTCGAGACCCCCTTCCCCCTGGCGACCCCTCCCTCCCCTTGGGGTACCTCCTCCTTCTGGAAACCCACCTTGGGGATCCCCTTCTCTTCGGGGGCCATTCTCCATGGCAAGCCTCCCTCCCTGGGGACCTCCTCACCACAGAGACTGTCCCACCTTGGGGAGCCATTTTCCCTGGGGACCTCCTTCTGCGGGAGAACCCCCCCTTGGCGACCCCCTTCTTTTTGGGGACCCCCTTCGCCCTGAGGACCCTCCTCTCCCTGGGAGCCTCCTGCCTTTGGAGACCCCCCTTGGGGACCCCTCTCCCCCTGGggtccccctcccctgccctcgtCAGGGGCCGGGTCCCCCCGCCCCTAGCAACCGGCCCCCTAGCAACCggcccattccccccccccccccccgccgccaccaACTCGTCCCGCCTTCCCTCGCTGACAGCCAATCCCCGTGGCGGGAGGCGAGAGCGACGTGCCGCGCAGCCAATCAGAGAGAGGCGCGtaccctcttcccccccctcccgcccccccccccgccccccccccccctcgcctctCACCAGGCTCCGGGAGAAGGAGTGAACCTCCCCGCCGGGCCGCACGTCGAAGTCGGCCGTGCTCGGTTCCTCCGCGGCCCGGGCCGCCAGGCACAGCAGGGCGGCGGGCACCAGCGCGGCCCACAGCCTCCGGCCGCTCCTCCCGCTGGACGCCGCCATCTTGGAAAGGAAGCCCGGACTACGGCGGGCGGGAGGGGTCAATACGGGCTGCGGCCGCTCAGCGGGCGCCCCGACGGCCATCTTGGGTGTGGGCAGGGAGTCCGGGCGGGTTAACCCTTGGGGGGCCGCGGTGGGGACAAGAGACCGTGGGGACAGGGGAACACCGGGACAAAAAGCCACTGGGATATGGGACAAAGGGACATGGAGACAGCTGTCTCCCCCCAGCCAGTGCCCCCGGGGCCATGCTCTGCTGTGTGGTTACTCCCGCGGGGGGATATGGGGCAGCTGTGGGACATTTTGGGGAGCCCACGCTGCCACGGGCCGTGCCCcgcgtccccgcagcccctctcaccccagcctggcccccgcTGTAAGAAGCCAGCTGTAAGATGCTCCGGGCTGCTGGGCTGTGTGTAGCACTAAATTCTCCAAATTATTCAGGACGagggggaaataaaaagcaggatGGGGGGGAAAGGTTCATTTTCTGCCTTGTCCTGCAGGTTTAATGGGGCAAAGACCTATTTTTTAAAGAGCTCGGCGTGCGGGGGCAGCGCTGTTGGCTCAGCCCCTGCAGGGTTGGGCAGAGCTGCGGCCACGGCCAGAAAACCCAGCCCTGGCTGGTGGCCTTCGGGAttcagctggaaggaaaaggggccgcgggaggggaaggaagggaaagagatggTCAGGCTGGGAGGAAAGGCGCGGAGAAAGAGCCTCTCTTGGCGAGCATCATGTGGAGGGAGCTTTGCCTTTCCCACCAGAAAAAGGACCGGCTGCATCAGCCGTGCCTCGGCCACCAAACCCTGCCCGGCCGCCGTTTGCAGGTGCAGAGCAATTAGCCGTGCCACTTTTAATTGTTTCTCGCCACACACAAACAAAAGCCccttttccagaaggaaacagccCTGGATccgcagccagggcagggagagatgcCCCGGGGAGGGAGGAATGTCCTGGCTCACAGCACGGGGAAGCTGGCCTGGTTGGCCACCCCGCACTGGTTGTCGGCGCCCTTCAGCAGGCGGATGTAGCCCTGCTCACCCCACACCTCCGACCAGCTGCAGGAAGAGACGGAGAATGAGCACATCCGTGTTCCCATGCACGGAGAACCGGCCCTGCTCTAGGAGGGCGAGCGAGAGGGGGCCGGGAACTGGAGCACCCCATGGGACAGGGATGCTCCTGCTATGCCCCTCCAACCCCGGCAGGAGGGGGGACGGGCTGTGCGTGGGGGTGAAAGGGGCAGCGGGTTTGGGGAGACACCCTCAGCCCCTACCTGTTTTTTAAGATCCAGTAGCTCACGTTGCGCCCGCGCTCCTGGCTCGTGCCGTAGCCCACGGCCAGCATCCCGTGGTTCACCCGTTGGCTGCAAAACACGCTGCTGAAGAtgcctgggaagagcagagccGGGGTGAGCCGGGGGCTGGCCCCGATTGCTTCTTCTCCGGGTGAAAGCAGGGTAGTGGATCCTATTCCCCTGGGCGGGGTGCCCTGGGGAAACTCCGAGGCTCAACAAGGGCtcagcagccgccccccccccgccccgaggcagccctgcctcagtttacccatcCATGCCACAAAGAATGAGACGGTACCTGACTTGTAGAAGTGGAATTGGAAACTGCTGGCATCCACCGCCACAGACACGGGGCCCACGGCCGCCACCGCCTGCTCCAGCGCTGCCTCGCTGCCCTGGGCCACCAGCCAGACGTCAGAGCAGTTGGCCGCCCTGTCCTGGGGGTTGTATCGGCAGCTGGAGGTGTCCTGAGAAGAGGGGGAGAGTGACGCTGGGGCTGGGACCCGCCGGCACCGCTCTGCTGCGTCCCCAGAGCCGCCCGCCGTCCCTTACCGTGGCCATGTAGGGGTAGACGTGCTCCGAGTTCAAGCCGCCGTTGTCGCGCACGTACTGGAAGGCGCGGGTCATGTAGCCGCCGTGGCAGCCGTTGTTGCCCAGCTTTCGGGAGCAGTCGATGAGGTTCTGCTCGCTCAGCACTGCCAGCTTCCCCGTCCGGTTGAAGACGAGCCCCTCCAAGGCCCCCGTGGCACTGAACGCCCAGCACGACCCGCAGTGCCCCTGGGCGAGatggggacagcggggagggTCACGGCATCACCCCAAAACCCACCGGAGAGGGATGCCGTGACCCCCCCCCgtgctgctctccagctcctCGGCTGCAAAACTGCAGCGGCCAAAACTATGGGAGCTGCTTCTTGGGGTTGCCCAGAGGTTTTTTGGTGCTTGGGAGGATGCCGCTGCTTGTTTCTGCTGCCCAGATTCCCGGCACCCATCGCACAGCCCCGGCCGGACCTCCGCCCTGTGCCCACCTGGTTCTTCACGGGCGTCACGTAGCCCTTCGCCCGCCAGTCCACCGCCACCGGGGTCTTCAGGGCTGCCAAAGCCTGGAAGAGCGGCGCCGGCTCCTCCTGCCGCGCCGGGGTGAAGCCGTTCAGGAGCTGGTTAAACTCCTCATCCGTCTGCAGGTCACCAAGGAAAAACTCGTGTGATGCCACCAGTGCCTGGCTGGCACCACCGCGGCTCCCCACCGGCTGGTCGACCCCCGGgaagcagcccagccccaggggcaCCTGCAGCTCCCAGTGGAGCGGGTTGGGGATATGCAATTCCCGGATCGAGCCCTGGGTGCATTGAGGGGTCCCTGGTTCCCGGATCAGGCCCTGGGTGCAGGGAGGGGTCACCGGGGAAGGTGCCGGGCATGTCGGCAGGTACCAGGTCCCCGTAGTGGTTCATGGCCAGGCGGAAGGCGTGCTGCCCCTGCGACTCCTCCTGGTTGTGCTGCTGGATGCGCTGCAGGTTCTTCTCCCAGACCTCCCTGCGGGCGGCCTCGGCCTCCTGCCAcggggcagagcagcagcaggatcaGAAATGTCCCCCGGGAGCACGGGGACGGGGTAGGTGCAGACGGGTGGCTCTGGGTGACACCCACCCCCCGGCGCGTGCCGGGAGGCTTGGGGGGAGCAGGACCTACCCCTGGGTACTCCTTGGCATGGAGACTCTTCCACCCTTCCCAGGCCTCCTCCAGGGCAGGATCCAGCGCCGCGGTGCAgcccagcagggccagcagcagccccagcggCAAGGCCATGGCACCCAGCTGGGGGGAACGGCGGGAGCAGGGTCAGGGGGTTCCCCAGCCTGAGCCGCATGGCTACcagctggggccatgggctgggagcagggacgAGTCTTTCCAAGCCCGAATTAGAGGTGAGGGGGAACagagaaatgcaaacagagcGGCCGAGCCAGAGGGAAGAGAGACACGTTGGTTCTTTCAGCTGGATCAGCTTTTGCGTGGCCGCGCTGCCGTTTTGACAGGAGCTTTAGGAGGTCTTAGCCGTCCTTTGGGTGGTATTTAACTGTCCTTTTTAGGAGAGGAACAAGGAGCTTTGCAAGAGAGCAGAGCCTGGACGGCAGAAGGAGGCAAACGCAGACGAAAGAGCAGCGAGAGCGGCAGGGCCGGTGCTGGCtctccccgctccctgccccacTACGCTCCCCAGGCCTTTCCCCACCTTTATTTGCAGAACCCCACTGGTTTTCTCCGCCACCGTCCCGGCCCtctctttcccccttcccacagcagcatccccggctgcagcagctc encodes:
- the MYDGF gene encoding myeloid-derived growth factor, with amino-acid sequence MAASSGRSGRRLWAALVPAALLCLAARAAEEPSTADFDVRPGGEVHSFSRSLGDYTCTFTYSAQGGTNEQWQMNIGVSEDNLFFSCSVWRPQGKSYLFFTQFKAEVKGAKIEYAMAYSQAAAGGQSDVPLKQEEFEITETTVSHREGKFRFELSKLMIVAKTPHDEL
- the LOC143170781 gene encoding procathepsin L-like isoform X1, with protein sequence MLGAMALPLGLLLALLGCTAALDPALEEAWEGWKSLHAKEYPGEAEAARREVWEKNLQRIQQHNQEESQGQHAFRLAMNHYGDLTDEEFNQLLNGFTPARQEEPAPLFQALAALKTPVAVDWRAKGYVTPVKNQGHCGSCWAFSATGALEGLVFNRTGKLAVLSEQNLIDCSRKLGNNGCHGGYMTRAFQYVRDNGGLNSEHVYPYMATDTSSCRYNPQDRAANCSDVWLVAQGSEAALEQAVAAVGPVSVAVDASSFQFHFYKSGIFSSVFCSQRVNHGMLAVGYGTSQERGRNVSYWILKNSWSEVWGEQGYIRLLKGADNQCGVANQASFPVL
- the LOC143170781 gene encoding procathepsin L-like isoform X2, whose translation is MALPLGLLLALLGCTAALDPALEEAWEGWKSLHAKEYPGEAEAARREVWEKNLQRIQQHNQEESQGQHAFRLAMNHYGDLTDEEFNQLLNGFTPARQEEPAPLFQALAALKTPVAVDWRAKGYVTPVKNQGHCGSCWAFSATGALEGLVFNRTGKLAVLSEQNLIDCSRKLGNNGCHGGYMTRAFQYVRDNGGLNSEHVYPYMATDTSSCRYNPQDRAANCSDVWLVAQGSEAALEQAVAAVGPVSVAVDASSFQFHFYKSGIFSSVFCSQRVNHGMLAVGYGTSQERGRNVSYWILKNSWSEVWGEQGYIRLLKGADNQCGVANQASFPVL